In Sphingobacterium sp. R2, the genomic stretch GCAGGACTTAAAATCCTGTTCCCGTTAAGGGAGTGCGGGTTCGATTCCCGCCCTAGGTACAAGAAAGCTCATCTAACGATGGGCTTTTCTTGTTATAAACGTAGCGCTTCTAGGAGATTTCGCCTATAGCTAGAAATTCATTCAAAAAGAATATTCCGATTCCTATTGCTTAACATATTTTTTTTCACGGAGATGATCTAGGAATAATAAAAATCGATAGGCATAAAAAAGCGGAATATATAGGATATTCCGCTTTCAATACACTAAACAGGCTTGAACTACTATTTCTTATCCAAAATAGTAACTTCTACCCTTCTATTTTTTTGACGTCCATCAGCAGTTTTGTTATCTCCAACTGGATTTGACTGACCGAAACCTTTCGCAGTGATACGAGACTCCGCAACACCTGAATCTACCAAGAATTTCTTTACTGACGCAGCTCTTTTATCAGAAAGCCACTGATTATACTCCACAGTGCCAGTGGCATCCGTATATCCATCAACTTTGATCTTATTATTGCTTTCTTTCAAAATCAAAGCCAACTTGCTTACTTCAGTTTTTGCCTTTTCAGATAAATAAGAAGAGTTTGTTGGGAACAATAGATCGGAAGATATACTAAATTTAATTCCTTCATCCGTTCTTTTTGCATCATTAAAATCCTTTCTCACATTTTTCAAACCATCATCAGTGCCATCTTTTGTTATAACTGCACCTGGATTGACTACAATAGCTTGTTGTTTACAAGAAAATAACGATAAACTTGCGCATAAGGTTAAAATTCCCAAATTTATTTTTCTAAGCATGTCGTTTGTTACGTATTTAATATCCATTTAAGCAAGTAAATATAGCGAAAAAAGTCAATAAGACTACCTGGTTATTCCAATTCTAACGTAACAAATCTATTTCTTGGCATATACTTTTTCTAAGGTCTTTTTGATCTCAGGGATATTCTCATACAATTTCCAGATCATACCCGAATTTGCATTCTCAATCATCACCGCGATTGTAGCTTGATTTCTTGCACGATAGCTTTCAGAAACATCGTTGTTTTTAATATCAATCCAGCTTCTGAAGCCATACTGTGTAAATAACACATCGGCATATTCTTCATAAAATTTACGCAATGCTTTTAGACCAATCTCTTTTTCAAATGGGTAAGCTGCTATCGATATCGCGGGATTTACCAAAAAACCTTGATATGAATCTTCAACTTTTTCCACCCCCCAAATATCTGTAAATCGCGTTCCTATACTCATTTCATTGTCTCTGCGTTTATAAGCGAGGATATAGTCCGACAAATACTTTTTATAATCTACAAAATCATCTACTTTACCCTTTGGATCCATAATCAAGAAGGGGCGATAGACAGCCATTAATGATTCATTTAAACTCCCACCAGCAATATTTTTGGCAAAAATGACTTTATCATCGGAATAGATCGAAGCCCCTGCATTTCCTACATTACTCATTAACGGATTGGCGCTTATTGAGTGTGCTAATGAATCATTTAACTTCATTTTAAGCTCTGGGGCCAAATCATTGGACTCATCCCCAAAATAAAGTTCATTTCCTGTATGTTTGGTTGCAAATCCATTGATATATGCTGAAATCGGCAAGGGATGAGTAGGTGAAGACATCGCAAGCAAGTAGGTACCCAAACTTTCATTAAATCCACCCATCGGCCGGGATCGAGCAGTACTATCCACCGGAGACCACTTATCCCAGAGTACATCTGCATTCTTTGCATCAGTAAAGTAGCCCCAATTTATACGCTCCCACAGTTTTGTAATATTCATTCTTAAGTTCTGCTCGTCTGGATTATCTTTAGCAAAATATTGTCGAGCGATTAACAGCGACTCCATGATATGAGAAGTACCGCGTAAGTCATAATTTGGAATTGAATCGCGATAGTAAGGCACTCCAGACCGACCATCGTAAAGCGCGGTAAAGACACCTTGGTGCTGTTGAACACCACTCAGAAATTTCACAATCCGCGTCAATCTGCCCAATAGAGCCTGCCTCGATATTAAATTATTCTCTCCTGCAACAAGCAATCCCAGTATGGCATAGCCCGTTTCATTGGTGGATACAACTGCTTGTCGATTTCCTCGATCAGACAAAAACATACCACTGTTTACATCATAGTTGTCTATAAAATAATTGACATGCGCATTCCGAATAAAATTTAACATCTCCGCATCCGTTCCCTTTTTTGTCTGTACTTCTCTAACTTCAGAGAAAGGCGATTCGACATAATTATAGTCTACCCATGCGATTTTGTAATAATATGGTTTGTTATATTCGTCCACCCGATCCAGGGATTTTTGTACATAGATTGGCAAAATTGCTATGGGTTGATAATTAAGCTTGTCTTCTGAGCGATAAATTTTCACGTAGCGAATACTTGGTGTCAGAGGCAATTGCCATACCAGCTCAACTTGCTTATCTACCGAACTTATTTTAGACAAGATGGCAGCGGATGATAGTTTTACTTTCGGAAAGTTCTTGGGCAAAAATTCAATTTGATCTATAAATAATTGATTGGTCTGCGAAGAACTTCCATTTTGTTCGAGGATGAAGGCCGATACAGATTTGCCGATTGAAATTCCAGCAAATTTAGCCACCGGAATAGATACGTTAAGCCAGGTATCATAAGCAAAACCATCGATATAACTGGCAATATCCACAGCATTCGTCCGTGTATCATTTTGTTGCAACGTGACTTTAGGGAGTTGTCCCTTCTCAGTATTGCTTTGAATAAATAGTTTGAATGTCAGATGGTCATCCTTAGTAATTAAGTAAGGAAATTTCTGTTTGTCGTTTAAAATACTTGCTTCCCATTTCCCATTGGGAGAAGAAACGTACCGCAGTGAAAGTGAATTACCCGGTGTAAAAAATAGACTGTCCGACACAGGTAAGCTATAACTTACATTCTGTATCCATGACTCACCGGTATAATGTGCAATACTCTTAGCATAGCTTCCGTTGATAACGCTATTGTCAAATAAAACTTCAGGATAACTTTCGGATCTGGCCAAAGAAGGCAAGATCAGTAACAAAATAAAGTAAAAATATTTTTTCAGCATAAGTCAACATTTTTCACAGGGCTACAATCAAAAACTAAGCCACCACTACGTTTATAACGCAAATGTAACAAAGGAATTCCAATGATATTATCCTAGCTAATTTTAATTTCAGAAAAAATGCGCTAAATTAGCCCCCTGAATATTTTCATAAAATAGATATATGAAAACCACGT encodes the following:
- a CDS encoding OmpA family protein, translated to MDIKYVTNDMLRKINLGILTLCASLSLFSCKQQAIVVNPGAVITKDGTDDGLKNVRKDFNDAKRTDEGIKFSISSDLLFPTNSSYLSEKAKTEVSKLALILKESNNKIKVDGYTDATGTVEYNQWLSDKRAASVKKFLVDSGVAESRITAKGFGQSNPVGDNKTADGRQKNRRVEVTILDKK
- a CDS encoding glucoamylase family protein — its product is MLKKYFYFILLLILPSLARSESYPEVLFDNSVINGSYAKSIAHYTGESWIQNVSYSLPVSDSLFFTPGNSLSLRYVSSPNGKWEASILNDKQKFPYLITKDDHLTFKLFIQSNTEKGQLPKVTLQQNDTRTNAVDIASYIDGFAYDTWLNVSIPVAKFAGISIGKSVSAFILEQNGSSSQTNQLFIDQIEFLPKNFPKVKLSSAAILSKISSVDKQVELVWQLPLTPSIRYVKIYRSEDKLNYQPIAILPIYVQKSLDRVDEYNKPYYYKIAWVDYNYVESPFSEVREVQTKKGTDAEMLNFIRNAHVNYFIDNYDVNSGMFLSDRGNRQAVVSTNETGYAILGLLVAGENNLISRQALLGRLTRIVKFLSGVQQHQGVFTALYDGRSGVPYYRDSIPNYDLRGTSHIMESLLIARQYFAKDNPDEQNLRMNITKLWERINWGYFTDAKNADVLWDKWSPVDSTARSRPMGGFNESLGTYLLAMSSPTHPLPISAYINGFATKHTGNELYFGDESNDLAPELKMKLNDSLAHSISANPLMSNVGNAGASIYSDDKVIFAKNIAGGSLNESLMAVYRPFLIMDPKGKVDDFVDYKKYLSDYILAYKRRDNEMSIGTRFTDIWGVEKVEDSYQGFLVNPAISIAAYPFEKEIGLKALRKFYEEYADVLFTQYGFRSWIDIKNNDVSESYRARNQATIAVMIENANSGMIWKLYENIPEIKKTLEKVYAKK